The following coding sequences lie in one Bicyclus anynana chromosome 21, ilBicAnyn1.1, whole genome shotgun sequence genomic window:
- the LOC112047190 gene encoding tRNA-specific adenosine deaminase 2 yields the protein MVEFMKRALELASEALAAQEVPVGCVFTINENIVAESRNSVNITHNPTRHAEMNCIDTVLDYCKENNIDYANYFRNIDVYVTVEPCIMCAAALNILKVNQVIYGCPNDRFGGYTVLDVRKFYEPHYMLSGNLCADEAMALLKQFYKGVNPNAPESKAKKKPL from the coding sequence ATGGTAGAGTTCATGAAAAGAGCCTTGGAACTGGCATCCGAAGCTCTAGCAGCTCAGGAAGTACCAGTTGGTTGTGTTTTCACTATCAACGAGAACATCGTAGCAGAGTCTAGGAACAGTGTTAATATTACCCATAACCCAACCAGGCACGCTGAAATGAACTGTATAGACACTGTTTTAGATTACtgtaaagaaaacaatattgattatgcaaattattttagaaacatTGATGTTTATGTCACTGTTGAACCTTGTATTATGTGTGCAGCTGCATTGAACATTTTGAAAGTAAATCAAGTTATCTATGGATGCCCAAATGACAGGTTTGGTGGTTACACAGTGTTAGATGTAAGGAAATTTTATGAACCTCATTATATGCTGTCTGGAAACTTGTGTGCTGATGAAGCAATGGCTCTGTTAAAACAGTTTTACAAAGGTGTTAACCCAAATGCCCCAGAATCTAAGGCGAAAAAAAAGCCATTATAA
- the LOC112047225 gene encoding trafficking protein particle complex subunit 6b, protein MADDIVFDLLHSEIINYALEQTKTTNGSKEVDLSVVEYIGFAAGYKIMERLTREWPRFKDELDTMKFICTDFWTCIYKKQIDNLRTNHQGVYVLQDNAFRFLTNFSNGHQYLEYAPRYVAYTCGLIRGGLANLCINSIVTAEVQSMPSCKFHIHVQRT, encoded by the exons atggcTGATGATATTGTATTTGATTTGTTGCAttctgaaataataaattacgcTCTAGAACAAACTAAAACCACAAACGGTAGTAAG GAAGTTGACTTATCAGTTGTGGAATACATTGGGTTTGCAGCCGGTTACAAAATTATGGAAAGGCTGACCAGGGAATGGCCCCGATTCAAAGATGAACTGGACACTATGAAGTTCATATGCACAGATTTCTGGACGTGTATCTATAAAAAACAGATTGATAATCTAAGAACAAACCATCAAGGTGTTTATGTATTGCAAGACAACGCATTCAGATTCTTGACCAACTTTTCCAATGGCCACCAATATTTGGAATATGCACCAAGG TACGTGGCCTACACATGTGGCTTGATACGAGGTGGCCTGGCAAATCTGTGCATCAATAGTATTGTGACAGCAGAAGTCCAGTCAATGCCTTCGTGTAAATTCCATATACATGTTCAAAGAACTTAA
- the LOC112047191 gene encoding uncharacterized protein LOC112047191 — protein MDVNKLAEIKDGDSLILVEAPSILDVPKHKLDRSVSVKKKRRRGKTKWKISKPFLKVPWQDRRKVVNTKRNNRFRKLALSKTQAPFNNNQFLMEIHKPEPENNLYLFRTPSARTRDSSFSVDSEENYFYSLPEDEEEYLTKEFSSVYEDAQCERLSNMSKNELIQEYLLLEAKYDNLVKRNERSKPKEPEDEKDTNATDKDMCATDADSMVTDRDTSGASINSGSMDEISLYDAVQRLMEQEQQIRELKLANEKLILENSHLRHNQGSSEDSESDSSSSSDSCSSSSCSSPEHAPAAVDGAGDIPNGNHVHENGEHTANSPDDEQPVVNGFHSPTE, from the coding sequence ATGGATGTAAATAAGTTAGCCGAAATCAAAGATGGCGATTCGCTGATATTAGTGGAAGCGCCATCTATATTGGATGTGCCAAAACATAAATTGGACAGAAGTGTGAgtgtaaagaaaaaaagaaggcGCGGGAAGACCAAATGGAAAATCTCAAAGCCATTTCTCAAAGTGCCCTGGCAGGATAGGAGGAAGGTCGTCAATACCAAGCGAAATAATCGTTTTCGGAAATTAGCCTTGTCCAAAACGCAGGCCCCTTTCAACAACAATCAGTTTCTTATGGAAATCCACAAACCAGAGCCAGAAAACAACTTGTATCTTTTCCGAACTCCGTCTGCTCGCACCAGAGATTCAAGTTTTAGTGTTGATTCAgaagaaaactatttttattctctTCCTGAAGACGAAGAAGAATATTTGACAAAGGAATTTTCTAGTGTATATGAAGATGCTCAGTGTGAACGTTTGTCTAATATGTCCAAGAATGAACTCATTCAAGAGTATCTACTCCTTGAAGCCAAATATGACAATCTTGTAAAGAGAAACGAACGCAGCAAGCCCAAAGAACCTGAAGACGAAAAAGATACAAATGCAACTGACAAGGATATGTGTGCCACAGATGCCGACAGCATGGTGACCGACCGGGACACATCTGGTGCTTCTATCAATTCAGGTTCCATGGATGAGATTTCATTATATGATGCTGTGCAACGGTTAATGGAACAAGAGCAGCAAATTCGGGAGCTTAAACTGGCAAATGAAAAGTTGATACTGGAAAATAGCCACCTTAGGCATAACCAAGGCTCGAGTGAGGACTCTGAGAGTGATAGCTCTTCAAGCTCAGATAGTTGCAGCAGTTCTAGCTGCTCCAGTCCCGAGCACGCTCCTGCTGCGGTAGATGGTGCTGGTGACATTCCAAATGGGAATCATGTTCATGAAAATGGGGAGCACACTGCTAACAGTCCAGATGATGAGCAACCAGTTGTCAATGGGTTTCATAGCCCAACTGAATAA
- the LOC112047222 gene encoding single-strand selective monofunctional uracil DNA glycosylase, giving the protein MEFEVVSSFFSSENQSDDLSDEFLELVDELNEALTLFQLPTAVKCVYNPTIYARHTFEMYARKYCNTKKKIMFFGMNPGPWGMSQTGVPFGEISSVRDWLGIEGPVGKPPHEIKERPVDGFNCKRTEVSGKRFWGLIKSVCQTPDKFFATSFVYNYINQQWMKSNGCNLTPGDFKVSEMEPLYNICDPIFVKLLKLYEVEIVVAIGKFCETRAQKAIKKYLPSSSIKILYLSHPSPRSVNNNNWEEKALAELNKHDLLKYYT; this is encoded by the exons ATGGAATTTGAAGTAGTATCGTCGTTTTTTTCTTCTGAGAACCAATCCGATGATTTGAGTGATGAATTTCTTGAATTAGTAGACGAATTAAATGAGGCTCTAACATTATTCCAATTACCGACAGCTGTGAAGTGCGTGTACAATCCAACCATTTATGCGAGACATACATTTGAAATGTATGCTCGAAAATATTGTaacacaaagaaaaaaataatgttttttggcATGAACCCTGGACCCTGGGGTATGTCTCAGACCGGG GTACCGTTTGgtgaaatcagttcagtaagGGATTGGTTAGGTATTGAAGGTCCAGTTGGAAAGCCTCCTCATGAGATTAAAGAGCGACCTGTTGATGGTTTTAACTGCAAAAGGACAGAG gtgAGCGGAAAACGATTTTGGGGATTGATAAAATCAGTTTGTCAAACACCAGACAAATTTTTTGCTAcaagttttgtttataattacatTAACCAACAGTGGATGAAGAGTAATGGTTGCAATCTTACACCTGGAGATTTTAAG GTATCTGAAATGGAacctttatataatatttgtgacccaatttttgtaaaattattaaaactatatGAAGTGGAGATTGTGGTGGCTATTGGAAAATTCTGTGAAACCAGGGCTCAGAAAGCTATTAAGAAATATTTGCCTTCAAGTTCAATTAAG ATATTGTATTTATCCCATCCAAGTCCTAGAAgtgtgaataataataattgggaAGAAAAAGCATTGGCAGAATTAAATAAAcatgatttattaaaatattacaccTAA